Part of the Henckelia pumila isolate YLH828 chromosome 2, ASM3356847v2, whole genome shotgun sequence genome is shown below.
CTGGGTCACCTCGTCGTCCTCCATCGACACTTATACTCTTGCAATTACGGTAAAACATAAATTTcattttgaatatattatatatgtgcgTGAGCGTTAATTCAATTATCGAATCCATAAATTACAAGGACTGAAATATTGgaacattatttatttatttatatataattgaaaGAATTTATGAAGCAGAATTTGAAGATTTACCTAACATAATTTACTAAACTATTACATTTTATTATCTTTTCCCCCTTTACTCTTTTTTATGTGTATTTCAAAATCTTCAAAACACCTCCGATTaatgtagttttttttttctaaaaaatataataataattgtttacaattttttttaattaaaagatTTTGACTGTTGCAACATAAAACACGTGCGTCAAGATAATAATGTGTATAATATATCCATGACAAATCGACAATTTTTCGACCAtgcataaatatatttttaaatacgatttaaaatatcaaatcaTTACCAGtattttgtgaaataaataaatacaaatatatcaACAAAACAAAGTGTGCAAAAGTACCACAAAGATacatttatttatggttttagggccacttatttttttaaaaaaaaaatattttttacgaCATTATGGTAGATTTGTTTGTTCTTTTACGTATGACTCGTactcacgttttttttttaaaataatgctACAATACAACGAAATTTGTACATCAATTTATACAacacaaaattcaaaacaaaaatttcatttatcaaaatctcatatACATATGATATAATAACAAACTTCACAATATAATTGTTTTCAATATTGTTGTACACGATATTTGTTGTACCTCTAGCATTATTCTTCTGAAAAAAAGAAAGAGATGATAACGATTAACCGAAGGAATCCACATAGATTTGTTTTTCCGTTTTTCGAAAACGGAAATTTGTTTGTGTATTCAAGAGGAAAGCAATTACCAAAAGTAGGTTGTTAGTGTTGCACTTGCACACACGCAAAGGTTgctaattcaaaattttcactcATCTATTTAAGTCTACAAATTAGTAAATTACAACATcagctattattattattagaaacAAAATATATCACTCGCAATTTTTCTATTGAATACTGCATCATGTTACATGGAGACAGCGCCATCTGGTCTTCATCATAGCTAACCAAATAGCTTCCTAAAGGAATCTGGTGGGAATTCGGTTTAATGTCTGATTTTACCAAAAACACATTCCCAGCTTAGACTTATGCTATTGCCATCATAACAAGAAACAAGAGTTCTGAAAACTACTTAACCTTGTAAAACAGGCCACAATTTACTGGCACTATGAAATAATACTTACCAGTCTTGTGTTTCACACCAGTAAGCCAGAAACCAAATGTCATGAATCTTCAACATGATAATCAGTTTCATCAAATATCTCTTCCTGCaattgaaattacaaaattagtGACTTCATAAGTCCGGGTTTTCAAAACAGGGGTTAATCGATTTCACCTGCAAAAGCTCTTCGATGACATCTTCCATGGTTATGATTCCAACTGCTTCCCCTTCTTCAGAGAGCATAGGCAGTGGCATTCCATCTATTTGCAGGATATCAGAGTACATGTTTCTGGTCCATTTTTTGCTCCTAGCCCTAGGAGTACCCTTAAATGAATTGTTCCCTCTGTTTGGGAAACTCTTCCATTTCTGCAGTGGTATTGGGACCTTAGCGTTCTTATTCTCCTTTGAAAGCTTTTCACCATCAATGTCTACCCTCACATCCACGACTGATTCTACATGTAAGCAATTGTATGAAGTGGTAGTTAGATTATGCCCTCTATGTTCTTCCAGTAAACATAAATTAACTTACGATCCATGGGTATTGAGGTAGCAGGCTGGTCCATGGCTTTAGAACTCGGTCTTATCACAACAGCCATATGACTATGGCCCTTCTGGAATTCATTCAAAATGTCGTATAGTGGCATGGTTTCTGGGACCCTGAAACAGTAACAAATTCTCAAGAGTAGTCATCATTTATATCGAAGTTGGAACGGTATATGATCGCCGTAAGGTCTGTTGATATGCAACTTGAAGCACTCGTGTTATATTTTCCAAATACCTCGGCATATGAAGGATCAATGGAGATTAAAACAATCAAGTAATGCATTTGAAAGAACAACGCATGGCAAATTTTTCCCAAAGATATGCCAAAATTAAGCACCGTCTTCTTTTCCATAAGTTGaaacaataaaaatttaaaagagaGCACACAAGAAAAAGAGAGAAACCCAAAATAGATGTCAGCAATATTTTTCTCTGAATTAGAATGTTTATAATTTGAGTGTTTTTTGCATAGATAAGTGCAGGTATGCATTACATTCAGAGATCATTAAAGAAACAAATGCTTGTCCTAGTTTCCAAAACAAATTTGTTGGAGCAtataattattgattttcacCGTGTTCAATTTTCAGACCATTCCATGACCAATTACAAAGTTTCAGATCGCCTACAGACCTTGGGATTTTGCGAACAGTGACACTCTTCACTGGGACTTCATCCTCTGCATGAACGGTAAGCAAGTTTTTAGCCTACAGGTCAAACAAGGAAAAGAACAACAATCAGGTAACTATATGCATCAACCGGAACATTAAAAAAACAATCTCGAAGTAGTGGTATAAGTGGTTAGTGAAGATAGTATGTACCAGAACAAGTCCAACAATATTAGTAGGTTGTTCATAGTAGACCGGGATTCGGCTATGTcctttttccaaaatttgattCATCAAGAACCTAAATATCAACAAATAACGAAACTGTTCTTAGTATTACAGACTTGACAGAAATTCAAGTAGCGGAAATATTTGTCAGTGTCAAAACCTATCAAGCTTCGCATTTATATCAATTGCAAAAATATCGGATATCGGGGTCATGGCATCAGCAGCTGTTTTCTCCACGAGTTCCAGTGCCCCTGCAATAATTGTTGTCTCATCGTGTGTAAGTTCTCCACCCTTACCTGCCTGCATGTTCGAACCAAACAAGTCGAATTAGGGCATCAATGCAGGAACGCTAAAGGCCCCAGATCACAAAGTTAAAAAAATAAGTTAAATCATTGATTACCTGAAAGTGGATGCAGTAAAAacgcaaaaaagaaaaaaaaaaaaactacagaTTTTTATCACGCATACCTCATTTCCATGTAAATTAACAAGTGTTTTCAATTCAGCGCGTCGAAATAGAGCTTTATTCCCATGGCCCAGCAACAAGTCTAACAACTAGAAAATAGAGAAACATAGTGTAAAAGGTGCTAAATTGCTGAAACAAGTTGACAACATTCTGCAAGCCGGCGAGCATAGAGACAACCTGGATGAAAACATTTACCTTGCTAATTGGATACGCAACTGGAAAACATATCAAGACAAGCAAGCGAACTACTGGAGCAACTGTAGCGCCGATAGCAAGTCCATGTCTAGAGCAAATGGATTGTGGGATAATCTGACGATACAGAAAGAAATAAGTTCTTTTTGCTCAATCTTATCAATCGACTACCAGGTTCCTATGTGATTGAACAATGGAGATAATAAGAATGCACTGATAAAAATCCAGCAATAGATTTAGCAGATTGAAGTTTTTCCCTCATTTTTTAGCAGATCATTTGCTGCCATCCTTGACGTACAGTTATCTCCGCATTAAGAATTGTAAACCCAATCCTTGAGATGACTCATACAAGACCTCAAATCTAGCCTTTAAAGGGAGTGATGAAAAGACAAAATGAAAATGCCACTGCTAAATTTTTCCTCCAGACGGAATCATGGATTGTAATTTTCTCACTGGGATGAAAGGCCTCGGAGCACTTACAGCGAGGAAATTTCTTACCTCGCCAAATAGAA
Proteins encoded:
- the LOC140879936 gene encoding DUF21 domain-containing protein At4g33700-like isoform X3, coding for MEALPIFLDGLVSAWGAILISVTLILLFGEIIPQSICSRHGLAIGATVAPVVRLLVLICFPVAYPISKLLDLLLGHGNKALFRRAELKTLVNLHGNEAGKGGELTHDETTIIAGALELVEKTAADAMTPISDIFAIDINAKLDRFLMNQILEKGHSRIPVYYEQPTNIVGLVLAKNLLTVHAEDEVPVKSVTVRKIPRVPETMPLYDILNEFQKGHSHMAVVIRPSSKAMDQPATSIPMDQSVVDVRVDIDGEKLSKENKNAKVPIPLQKWKSFPNRGNNSFKGTPRARSKKWTRNMYSDILQIDGMPLPMLSEEGEAVGIITMEDVIEELLQEEIFDETDYHVEDS
- the LOC140879936 gene encoding DUF21 domain-containing protein At4g33700-like isoform X1, yielding MAVEHRCCTTDFFVYIAIVIFLVLFAGMMSGLTLGLMSLSLVDLEVLEKSGTPKDRKHAAKILPVVKNQHLLLCTLLICNAAAMEALPIFLDGLVSAWGAILISVTLILLFGEIIPQSICSRHGLAIGATVAPVVRLLVLICFPVAYPISKLLDLLLGHGNKALFRRAELKTLVNLHGNEAGKGGELTHDETTIIAGALELVEKTAADAMTPISDIFAIDINAKLDRFLMNQILEKGHSRIPVYYEQPTNIVGLVLAKNLLTVHAEDEVPVKSVTVRKIPRVPETMPLYDILNEFQKGHSHMAVVIRPSSKAMDQPATSIPMDQSVVDVRVDIDGEKLSKENKNAKVPIPLQKWKSFPNRGNNSFKGTPRARSKKWTRNMYSDILQIDGMPLPMLSEEGEAVGIITMEDVIEELLQEEIFDETDYHVEDS
- the LOC140879936 gene encoding DUF21 domain-containing protein At4g33700-like isoform X2, giving the protein MEITGDVIYLKFVLGESKILPVVKNQHLLLCTLLICNAAAMEALPIFLDGLVSAWGAILISVTLILLFGEIIPQSICSRHGLAIGATVAPVVRLLVLICFPVAYPISKLLDLLLGHGNKALFRRAELKTLVNLHGNEAGKGGELTHDETTIIAGALELVEKTAADAMTPISDIFAIDINAKLDRFLMNQILEKGHSRIPVYYEQPTNIVGLVLAKNLLTVHAEDEVPVKSVTVRKIPRVPETMPLYDILNEFQKGHSHMAVVIRPSSKAMDQPATSIPMDQSVVDVRVDIDGEKLSKENKNAKVPIPLQKWKSFPNRGNNSFKGTPRARSKKWTRNMYSDILQIDGMPLPMLSEEGEAVGIITMEDVIEELLQEEIFDETDYHVEDS